The following are from one region of the Leptospira wolbachii serovar Codice str. CDC genome:
- a CDS encoding UPF0175 family protein has product MSLLQIEIPDHLLLAINETEDSLKNDLKFEFAKHLFTKGRFTLTQAAEFSSLDLKTFMQKISRDGIPVIDYDSDDLDSEFSLLK; this is encoded by the coding sequence ATGAGCCTTTTGCAGATAGAGATTCCGGATCATCTACTTTTAGCAATAAATGAAACAGAAGATTCACTAAAGAATGATTTGAAATTTGAATTTGCTAAACACCTTTTTACTAAGGGTAGATTTACTTTAACGCAAGCCGCTGAGTTCTCATCTTTAGATCTAAAAACTTTTATGCAAAAAATATCGCGAGACGGAATACCAGTTATTGATTATGATTCCGATGACCTAGATTCCGAATTTTCTTTATTAAAATAG
- a CDS encoding DUF3368 domain-containing protein, whose translation MIIIADSSPLISLAIIKKLHLLDDIFQEIIVPFSVYEEIAQTDKKFSSTLQEWTKPYIKRCNNIEAFNAYKLSLGKGESEAIVLSKEFKNSILLLDDKKARKVAKLENQKVIGTIGILISAKDKGLISEIKSSLMLLEEHEIHLSKALIEKALQMTGE comes from the coding sequence TTGATAATTATTGCGGACTCTTCTCCCCTAATTTCACTAGCTATTATCAAAAAGCTACATCTTCTAGATGACATTTTTCAAGAAATCATCGTTCCTTTCTCAGTTTACGAAGAAATTGCTCAGACAGACAAAAAATTCAGTTCCACGTTACAAGAATGGACTAAACCCTATATAAAAAGATGTAACAATATTGAGGCATTTAACGCTTATAAACTTTCACTGGGAAAAGGTGAATCAGAAGCTATCGTCCTTTCGAAAGAATTTAAAAATAGTATTTTATTACTCGATGATAAAAAAGCCAGAAAAGTAGCTAAATTAGAAAATCAAAAAGTAATTGGGACTATTGGAATTCTCATTTCTGCAAAAGATAAGGGATTAATTTCTGAAATTAAAAGTTCATTAATGCTCCTGGAAGAACATGAAATCCATCTTTCCAAAGCATTAATAGAAAAAGCACTACAAATGACTGGCGAATAA